One region of Emys orbicularis isolate rEmyOrb1 chromosome 4, rEmyOrb1.hap1, whole genome shotgun sequence genomic DNA includes:
- the NKX2-8 gene encoding homeobox protein Nkx-2.8: MATAGRISFTVRSILDLPEQDANNSKPDSDRHPSGKYASSPYGEWIERDRNHYLSSDESGPETSLPDSTQRSHPPHGPEAEKKKKRRVLFSKAQTLELERRFRQQRYLSAPEREQLAHLLSLTPTQVKIWFQNHRYKMKRAKTEGSCSTELSQPPLLRRVVVPVLVRDGKPCQSCTTSPGAAAAAAQDKLGCHTQTAFTIQGYQAFQPSSAAALSLFPAYQRLAHPAIVSWNW; the protein is encoded by the exons ATGGCCACAGCTGGCAGGATCAGTTTTACGGTGAGGAGCATTTTGGATTTACCGGAGCAGGATGCTAACAACAGCAAGCCGGACTCGGATCGCCACCCGTCGGGGAAGTACGCCAGCTCGCCGTACGGGGAATGGATCGAAAGAGACAGAAACCATTATCTGT CTTCGGATGAGAGCGGTCCAGAAACGAGTTTACCCGATTCCACCCAAAGATCGCACCCGCCCCACGGCCCGGAAGccgagaaaaagaaaaagaggcgAGTGCTCTTCTCCAAGGCACAGACCCTGGAGCTGGAGAGGCGGTTCCGGCAGCAGAGGTACCTCTCGGCCCCGGAACGGGAGCAGTTGGCCCATTTGCTCAGCCTGACCCCCACGCAAGTAAAGATCTGGTTCCAGAACCACAGGTACAAAATGAAAAGGGCTAAAACGGAGGGGTCCTGCAGCACCGAACTCagccagccccctctgctccggAGAGTCGTGGTGCCAGTGCTGGTCAGGGATGGCAAACCGTGCCAGAGCTGTACCACCAGCCCGGGAGCGGCAGCGGCAGCGGCGCAGGACAAGCTGGGCTGCCACACACAAACTGCTTTCACAATCCAAGGATACCAAGCCTTCCAGCCCAGCTCCGCCGCTGCCCTGAGCCTCTTCCCTGCCTACCAGCGCTTAGCACACCCTGCAATAGTCTCCTGGAATTGGTGA